From a region of the Streptococcus ruminantium genome:
- a CDS encoding DUF1129 domain-containing protein → MSFIEIKELTRKNQEFIHTATNLLIKDGKSDSEIKELLEEILPTIIEKQKTGVTARSLYGTPSEWVASKSTSEEQQTKMEYNENPWLMWLDSSLLMLAIIAGINGLMNLLGQGARYGLLTLLVIGFGVGAGMYVMYHFVYREQIKTGQRPKFLKAIAFLGLATLAWSAVFLLAALIPAALNPVLHPVLTILIGAAAFGVRYLLKKKYNIRNAMTPVQ, encoded by the coding sequence ATGTCATTTATAGAAATTAAAGAATTAACAAGAAAAAATCAAGAATTTATCCATACTGCTACCAACCTCTTGATTAAAGACGGTAAATCTGACAGCGAAATCAAGGAATTACTGGAAGAAATTTTACCAACAATCATCGAAAAGCAGAAAACTGGTGTAACTGCCCGTAGTCTCTATGGTACCCCTAGCGAATGGGTAGCCAGCAAGTCAACTTCAGAAGAACAGCAAACTAAAATGGAATACAACGAAAATCCATGGCTTATGTGGCTTGACTCTAGTCTCCTGATGCTTGCAATCATCGCTGGTATCAATGGGTTAATGAATCTTTTAGGTCAAGGAGCTCGGTACGGCCTCCTTACGCTGTTAGTGATTGGCTTTGGAGTCGGTGCTGGTATGTATGTCATGTACCACTTTGTATATAGAGAGCAAATTAAAACTGGGCAACGTCCTAAATTTTTAAAAGCCATCGCCTTTCTTGGTTTAGCAACACTGGCTTGGTCAGCAGTCTTTTTGCTCGCTGCTTTGATTCCAGCAGCTCTCAATCCTGTCTTGCATCCGGTACTCACCATTCTAATCGGTGCAGCAGCCTTCGGTGTTCGTTATCTCTTGAAGAAAAAATACAACATCCGCAATGCTATGACCCCAGTGCAGTAA